Proteins encoded together in one Ipomoea triloba cultivar NCNSP0323 chromosome 4, ASM357664v1 window:
- the LOC116015604 gene encoding uncharacterized protein At3g06530 has protein sequence MATSIVSQLQAIKSKVLSDSAPQKQPFTRPSVLFSPEKAADYDINTIHSIALSGLDSLINTDERFRNYKNDLFSHKSRDLDRELMGIEENNRINASINSYLWLLSGYLELRSAMLTLEYLIRRYKIHVYNKEELILCALPYHDTHAFVDIVKLIETGNTKWKFLDDVKITCAPPSRKAIVQQCVRDLGILDVLCDYATRAKKIQPSRPVIGFCTAVVVEVLGSLMTIDNDVVKRVLPYVASGLQPHGKGGRDQKAGALMIVSLLAYKVALSPNAVRSLIRSLVDVACSDAKDSTDLRSFRMSFMALVNLVQLQSVEIIPKKSMGILNEIRDISEFLSGLTEEFNIDKFLGVLLDSLLEYSSSDDAFHQTLLAIIETVPVKSLLDRIVSKLLNTHLRTFKNSDLTASNTGNLTRQMLVSLYKKYPSELQKAVHRFLQTKKEASCHETLSQMFDENMEFSHTLIDSKVWFSLEHPKAEIRHSTILGLDVPSLLNDKAVGSPRFDTIQDAISRRLYDDDLSVVKAVLNVEALSEIVNPSFLLDAVQNVLWRCIGLLASSPEHKSSLAVDVAVSCLQHAVISCQEIGSFSKKFATLLFPLILIVPKTHELNVKALRIAKEIKWPLYTNLVSLSEQNKKWDVGCISSVNAENIRILARTFLMHIGDYLPWLVECCNASELSKTLFFLVLSELLVLPEIGDQFLTLFSTFFPILKTQWELLMSSEDVLSASRFNLGMLDGDHKGFLECMNGTKIKELNADMLICLFWRLLEAFILKAPEDVSLDKSGKWVSSLQDLLVFFMSQSKYNFKKHCDYIVTKCKIPPSHYLSKLFTEEGHSSAVQIGSLHSFSYLCAQMDDSLKFQLCAEFPSLLVPLSSDNQDVRMAAMSCIEELLTMWSHVNFSRYRNGLHTDWVNFLGELLALMVQQKKLIVSDKNVLPSFFTSLLSSSSQSLLVKQDIGKRFDQTTKHNILAFILLSALGLSAYAKLRILLLLKGLGSRVMRIASVKSFLRDLLEMRHQYLLGYDKSYPKLSKVEVNVLCLLLDICATPSTSADDFKDLILKALQFSAVPSEDPAIVEPCITALRNLTNSHYGVLDTTTQKQLFRDLVCLFRSANSEIQNASKGALLRINISCSIVSSMLDLISNQNINSICSAHAKRKRKEAIHQDFDACDDSNLKLEDPCAFTSSLLDVLLLKKNMKNRISLVGPLFKLLHKIFMDNDWTLLLRSSSQTTSSTVIHIQQTALLLLEDIATSITFKDDDGVEFKLELLIRCARLASDALTRNHVLSLLSTILKVMPNRVLGNISDIRIIVGETAVTQWDSYSQRVFENLISAIVPCWLSKYSMDALLKIFVDFLPEVSEHRRLSIITHLLKNLGENTSLGSLFFLLFCSVISRKSLSCTSDANPSLGYITSTISMEWEYAFAVLLSEQYPCTVWLPSIAILLQKIGIDCESEELFMVLVVAEHFVSNKLQDPEIAFMLDSGDVSESIQPTIGVILEKMVSHLQLVESNGKQMSAPLIRKELKERIRSVLKAIAKCLRPSIYFKIVIQLLGHADINVKKKALGILCDTVKATGVIDAKRGKKELTSTSRNSWTHLDEDSLEVFNTMCLVILKFIDDPASDSSTQLKLAAITTIEVLAIRFPSDNSVFHLCLASVCKSICADNSAVSSGCLRTTGALVNVLGPKALPELPCIMDNLIRKSRDFSNSLTSISDETDSRSIASSELSGSLFMSILVSLEAVVDKLGGFLSPYLGYILKLLVLCPQYTSTTEEKLKSKADDIRRLIASKVPVRLSLPPLLEIYSNAISYGDCSLSITFKMLGDLVTTMDRPSIGENHAKIFDKCLQALDLRRQRKTSVKNIELVEKNVINTMVVLTMKLTETMFRPLFMKSIEWSGSNVDDNEIRRPNDRTISFYGLVNMLAERHRSLFVPYFKYLLDDCVRHLTDAEDGKIVVAPKKKKAKLQEVNKKDAGCGLSVEMWHLRALILSSLQKCFLYDTGNQKFLDSSNFQVLLQPIVLQLDVDPPSLLEQHPSVPSVKEVDDLLVACVGQMAVTAGSDLLWKPLNHEVLMQTRSERIRSRILGLRIVKYVVEKLKEEYLQFLAETIPFLGELLEDVEVPVKSLAQEILKELESMSGESLAQYL, from the exons ATGGCAACCTCAATCGTTTCACAGCTTCAGGCAATCAAGTCTAAAGTGCTATCGGATTCAGCGCCGCAGAAACAACCCTTCACACGGCCCTCAGTCCTATTCAGCCCAGAAAAAGCTGCTGACTACGACATAAACACCATTCATAGCATCGCTCTCTCAG GTCTGGATTCCCTAATAAACACTGACGAAAGGTTCCGGAATTACAAAAATGACTTATTTAGTCACAAGAGTAGAGATTTGGATAGAGAGTTGATGGGCATTGAGGAAAACAACAGAATCAACGCATCCATCAATTCATATTTGTGGTTATTGTCTGGATATCTTGAATTGCGTTCGGCCATGCTGACACTAGAGTATTTGATTCGAAGATACAa GATTCATGTCTATAATAAGGAGGAGTTAATTTTATGTGCCTTGCCTTACCATGATACCCATGCATTTGTTGACATTGTGAAATTAATAGAAACAGG AAACACTAAATGGAAATTTCTTGATGATGTTAAGATCACTTGTGCACCACCTTCCAGGAAGGCTATTGTGCAACAATGTGTCCGTGACTTGGGGATTTTAGATGTTTTGTGCGACTAT GCAACAAGAGCAAAGAAGATTCAGCCATCTAGACCTGTAATTGGCTTTTGTACAGCAGTGGTTGTTGAGGTGTTGGGCTCGCTAATGACCATAGACAATGATGTGGTAAAGAGAGTTCTACCATATGTTGCTTCTGGACTTCAACCTCATGGTAAAGGAGGACGTGATCAAAAG GCTGGTGCCTTGATGATTGTCAGCTTGCTAGCTTATAAGGTGGCCCTGTCCCCTAATGCTGTCAGAAGCTTGATTCGCTCCCTAGTAGATGTGGCTTGCAGTGATGCAAAGGATTCAACTGACTTACGGTCGTTTCGCATGTCTTTTATGGCCTTAGTTAACCTTGTCCAG TTGCAGTCTGTTGAAATAATTCCAAAGAAGAGCATGGGTATTCTAAACGAGATCAG GGATATATCGGAATTTCTCAGTGGGCTGACAGAAGAGTTCAACATTGACAAATTCTTGGGCGTGCTCTTGGACTCCCTTCTTGAGTACAG TTCTTCTGATGATGCATTCCATCAGACTTTATTAGCCATAATTGAGACTGTTCCTGTGAAAAGCTTACTTGATCGCATAGTCTCAAAGCTGCTAAATACGCATTTGAGGACATTTAAAAACAGTGATTTAACTGCCTCCAACACAG GAAACCTTACCAGGCAGATGTTGGTATCATTATATAAGAAGTATCCATCTGAGTTGCAAAAAGCAGTTCACAGATTCCTACAG ACCAAGAAAGAGGCGTCCTGTCATGAAACACTAAGCCAGATGTTCGATGAGAATATGGAGTTTTCACATACATTAATTGATTCAAAAGTTTGGTTTTCCTTGGAACATCCAAAG GCAGAGATTCGGCATTCCACCATTTTGGGTCTGGATGTGCCCAGTTTGCTAAATGACAAGGCTGTTGGTTCTCCG AGGTTTGATACTATTCAAGATGCAATATCACGGAGGCTTTACGATGATGACCTAAGTGTTGTTAAGGCAGTTTTAAATGTAGAGGCACTGTCTGAAATAGTAAATCCTTCATTTCTTCTTGATGCAGTCCAGAATGTGCTTTGGAGATGCATTGGGCTTTTAGCATCTA GTCCAGAGCACAAATCTTCTCTAGCAGTTGATGTTGCTGTGTCTTGCCTTCAGCATGCTGTGATAAGTTGCCAGGAAATtggctcattttccaaaaagttTGCAACACTACTTTTCCCCTTGATCTTGATTGTTCCAAAG ACACATGAATTAAATGTTAAGGCCTTGAGAATAGCCAAGGAAATAAAGTGGCCTTTGTATACCAATCTTGTCTCTTTGTCAGAGCAGAATAAG AAATGGGATGTTGGATGCATATCCTCAGTAAATGCAGAAAATATCCGCATATTGGCAAGAACATTCCTTATGCATATTGGAGATTATCTGCCTTGGCTGGTTGAATGCTGCAATGCGTCAGAGCTGTCAAAGACATTGTTCTTTTTGGTTTTATCAGAATTACTTGTGTTGCCAGAAATAG gGGATCAATTTTTAACATTGTTCAGCACTTTCTTTCCAATACTAAAAACTCAGTGGGAACTATTGATGTCTTCAGAGGATGTTTTATCTGCAAGCCGG TTTAACTTGGGCATGTTGGATGGAGACCACAAAGGGTTCTTGGAATGCATGAATGGAACTAAGATAAAAGAATTGAATGCTGACATGCTTATCTGTTTGTTTTGGAGGTTACTCGAGGCTTTTATTTTAAAAGCACCGGAAGATGTATCTTTG GACAAGAGTGGGAAGTGGGTATCCTCTCTTCAGGATCTACTTGTCTTTTTCATGTcccaatcaaaatataatttcaagAAACACTGTGATTACATTGTTACGAAGTGCAAGATCCCTCCATCTCACTATCTTTCAAAACTCTTTACAGAAGAAG GACATTCATCTGCTGTCCAAATTGGGAGTCTTCATTCTTTTTCATATCTTTGTGCGCAAATGGATGACAGCCTTAAGTTTCAACTATGTGCTGAATTTCCTTCACTTCTTGTTCCATTATCAAGTGATAATCAg GATGTGCGGATGGCAGCCATGAGCTGTATTGAAGAGCTTCTCACTATGTGGTCACATGTTAATTTCTCCCGATATAGAAATG GCCTTCATACTGACTGGGTTAATTTCCTTGGAGAATTGTTGGCCTTAATGGTTCAGCAGAAGAAGCTAATAGTCTCAGACAAGAATGTTCTCCCATCCTTCTTTACATCCCTGCTAAGCTCCTCCAGCCAGAGCCTTTTAGTAAAACAGGACATTGGAAAGAG ATTTGATCAGACCacaaaacataatattttagcTTTCATTTTACTATCTGCTCTAGGACTTTCTGCCTATGCGAAG CTAAGAATTCTGTTATTGCTTAAAGGCTTGGGAAGTAGGGTAATGCGTATTGCTAGTGTTAAGTCATTTCTTCGTGATCTTCTGGAAATGCGCCACCAATATCTTCTTGGGTATGACAAGTCATACCCTAAATTGTCAAAGGTTGAAGTTAACGTTCTTTGCCTTCTGTTGGAT ATCTGTGCTACCCCTTCTACTTCCGCGGATGACTTTAAAGACCTGATATTGAAGGCTTTGCAG TTCAGCGCTGTGCCATCTGAAGACCCTGCTATTGTAGAGCCCTGTATAACTGCTCTGAGGAATCTTACCAATTCACATTATGGAGTTTTAGATACCACAACTCAG AAGCAACTCTTTCGAGACCTTGTGTGTCTGTTCCGGAGTGCCAATAGTGAAATACAAAATGCTAGTAAAGGGGCTTTGCTGCGGATTAAT ATTAGTTGCTCCATTGTTTCCAGCATGCTTGATTTGATATCAAACCAGAACATTAACAGTATATGCTCTGCACAtgcaaagagaaaaagaaaggaagcAATCCATCAAGATTTTGATGCTTGTGATGATTCGAATCTTAAATTAGAGGATCCATGTGCTTTTACTAGCTCTCTACTAGATGTTTTACTgttgaagaaaaatatgaagaacaG AATATCTCTTGTGGGTCCGTTGTTCAAGCTTCTTCATAAGATCTTTATGGACAATGATTGGACACTTTTGCTAAGATCTTCTTCTCAGACTACTTCTAGTACTGTAATTCACATTCAACAAACAGCACTCCTACTGTTAGAAGATATTGCTACTTCAATCACATTCAAG GATGACGATGGTGTAGAATTTAAGTTGGAATTGCTAATCAGATGTGCCCGTCTTGCAAGTGATGCTTTGACCCGCAATCATGTTTTGTCATTGTTATCGACTATTTTAAAGGTCATGCCCAACAGAGTTTTGGGAAACATTTCAGATATTCGGATTATCGTGGGGGAAACTGCAGTTACACAG TGGGACAGTTATTCTCAACGTGTCTTTGAAAACCTCATTTCTGCTATTGTGCCATGTTGGTTGTCTAAATACAGTATGGATGCATTGCTAAAG atctttgtggattttcTGCCCGAAGTGTCTGAACATCGGAGGCTTTCAATTATTACGCACCTTTTGAA GAACTTAGGCGAGAATACTAGTTTGGGATCacttttcttcctcctcttctgttCTGTCATCTCAAGAAAGAGTTTGTCTTGCACTAGTGATGCCAATCCTTCTTTGGGTTATATAACCTCTACAATTAGTATGGAATGGGAGTATGCATTTGCTGTTTTGTTGTCCGAGCAATATCCATGCACAGTATGGCTTCCCTCCATTGCCATTCTGCTTCAGAAAATAGGAATAGATTGTGAAAGTGAAGAATTGTTTATGGTCTTGGTAGTTGCGGAGCATTTTGTTTCAAATAAGCTGCAAGATCCTGAAATTGCTTTTATGCTTGATTCTGGAGATGTCTCAGAAAGCATTCAG CCAACAATTGgagtaattttggaaaaaatgGTCTCTCATCTGCAACTGGTGGAATCCAATGGAAAGCAGATGAGTGCTCCTCTAATCAGGAAGGAACTGAAGGAGCGCATACGCTCTGTCTTAAAGGCAATTGCAAAGTGCCTCAGACCATCAATATACTTCAAAATTGTTATACAATTACTTGGACATGCAGATATTAATGTCAAAAAGAAG GCTCTTGGGATTTTGTGTGACACTGTGAAGGCCACTGGTGTCATAGATGCCAAGCGTGGGAAAAAAGAACTAACTTCAACCTCAAGAAATTCATGGACTCACCTTGATGAGGATTCTTTGGAAGTCTTTAACACGATGTGTTTAGTAATATTGAAGTTTATTGATGATCCTGCTAGTGACTCAAGCACTCAGTTGAAACTGGCAGCAATTACAACAATTGAGGTTTTAGCTATCAGATTCCCTTCAGATAATTCAGTCTTCCACTTGTGCCTTGCATCTGTTTGTAAAAGTATTTGTGCAGACAATTCTGCCGTCTCTTCAGGTTGCCTTCGTACAACTGGTGCCTTGGTCAATGTGTTGGGCCCAAAGGCACTACCTGAGCTTCCATGTATCATGGATAACCTGATACGGAAGTCTCGTGATTTCTCTAATTCTCTGACATCAATTTCCGATGAAACTGATAGCAGGTCTATTGCATCATCAGAACTAAGTGGCTCTCTATTTATGTCTATTCTTGTTTCCTTAGAAGCAGTTGTAGATAAGCTAGGTGGTTTCTTGAGTCCATACCTGGGGTATATTCTTAAACTTCTTGTATTATGTCCGCAATATACATCCACAACAGAAGAGAAGTTGAAGTCAAAAGCTGATGATATACGAAGGCTCATAGCGAGTAAAGTCCCT GTTCGCCTTTCCCTTCCACCTTTGTTGGAGATCTACTCCAATGCTATTAGTTATGGGGATTGTAGTTTATCTATTACTTTCAAAATGCTTGGGGACCTGGTCACTACAATGGACAGACCATCTATTGGTGAAAATCATGCAAAGATTTTTGACAAGTGTTTGCAAGCTCTTGATCTTCGCCGTCAGCGCAAGACTTCTGTTAAAAATATTGAGCTTGttgagaaaaatgtaattaatacaATGGTGGTTCTCACGATGAAGCTGACAGAAACTATGTTCAGGCCTCTTTTCATGAAGAGTATTGAATGGTCAGGCTCAAATGTGGATGATAATGAAATAAGGAGGCCAAATGATCGCACTATTTCTTTCTATGGCTTGGTAAACATGTTGGCTGAAAGACATCG GTCATTGTTTGTTCCATACTTCAAGTATTTGCTTGACGACTGTGTAAGACACCTGACTGATGCTGAAGATGGAAAAATTGTTGTTgccccaaaaaagaaaaaggccaAACTTCAAGAAGTGAACAAGAAGGATGCAGGATGTGGTTTATCTGTTGAAATGTGGCATTTAAGAGCACTGATTTTGTCTTCGCTGCAAAAATGTTTTCTTTATGACACTGGAAACCAGAAATTTCTTGACTCTTCCAATTTTCAG GTCCTATTGCAGCCTATTGTGTTGCAGCTAGACGTAGATCCACCAAGTTTGTTAGAGCAGCATCCAAGTGTGCCATCCGTGAAGGAAGTCGATGACTTGTTGGTTGCATGTGTTGGTCAAATGGCTGTCACTGCTGGGTCTGACCTCCTGTGGAAGCCATTGAACCATGAG GTGTTGATGCAAACTCGAAGCGAAAGAATTCGTAGCCGCATATTGGGGTTGAGAATCGTCAAGTATGTGGTGGAGAAATTGAAAGAAGAATATTTACAGTTTTTGGCAGAAACAATTCCATTCCTTGGTGAGCTGCTGGAGGATGTAGAGGTACCCGTGAAATCCCTTGCACAAGAGATTCTAAAAGAGTTGGAATCAATGAGCGGAGAAAGCCTTGCGCAGTACTTGTGA
- the LOC116017375 gene encoding short-chain dehydrogenase reductase 3b-like: protein MSTTTTTTSRRLEGKVALITGAASGIGEEAVRVFAEQGAFVVAADVQDELGHRLVQSINNNKTQASVCYHHCDVRDEKQVEDTVSYAVSRYGRLDILFSNAAIMGPMAGIMELDLQALDDTLATNVRGVAATIKHAARAMVAGRTRGSVICTSSVAGCLGGSGPHAYTASKHAIVGLVRSVCSELGAHGIRVNSIAPFGVATPLACKAYGLEPSEVEANTSAMANLKGIVLKPAHVAKVALFLASDDSAYISGQNLAVDGGYTVVTHTPAHLIPSHPPIYID from the exons ATGTCGacgaccaccaccaccacatcTAG GAGGTTGGAGGGTAAGGTAGCACTTATTACCGGTGCGGCCAGCGGCATTGGCGAGGAGGCGGTGAGAGTATTTGCAGAGCAGGGTGCATTTGTGGTGGCCGCGGATGTGCAAGATGAGTTGGGACATCGACTCGTCCAATccattaataataacaaaactcAGGCTTCGGTTTGTTATCATCACTGCGACGTGAGAGACGAGAAGCAGGTGGAAGACACGGTGAGTTACGCGGTGAGTAGGTACGGAAGACTGGACATATTGTTCAGCAACGCCGCCATAATGGGGCCCATGGCCGGCATCATGGAGCTCGACCTCCAAGCTTTGGACGACACCTTAGCCACCAACGTGCGTGGCGTGGCGGCGACTATAAAGCACGCGGCTCGGGCGATGGTGGCTGGGAGAACACGCGGGTCGGTGATATGCACCAGCAGCGTGGCGGGGTGCTTAGGAGGCTCCGGCCCTCACGCTTACACGGCCTCAAAACACGCCATTGTGGGTTTAGTGCGTTCTGTTTGCAGCGAGCTGGGAGCTCACGGGATAAGGGTTAACTCTATTGCCCCTTTCGGTGTCGCCACTCCGCTTGCTTGTAAAGCTTATGGGTTGGAGCCGAGTGAAGTGGAGGCGAACACCTCTGCCATGGCTAACTTGAAGGGGATTGTTCTCAAGCCTGCGCATGTGGCTAAGGTTGCTTTGTTTCTTGCGTCCGATGACTCTGCTTACATTAGTGGACAAAACTTGGCGGTTGACGGCGGATATACGGTGGTTACCCACACCCCTGCCCACCTCATCCCATCCCATCCGCCCATTTacattgattaa